ttttcaaattggtctacattaaggtccaaagggttctTGATAATGGGTCCAATTtagaattttaaagttttaagtttaagttcttagaccacattcattttgtgtcagaaacctgtgttgtttcaactatttaatcacaattcaaattcagagctgcATCAAGCTTAAattttgtgtccatacttgccccaaccgttcagggtatgacctctgcagtcgtataaagctgtaccctgcggagcatctggttgcttattatcttaatattatatatttttagaaaattgtgttctttatatacgacgtcatcagacatggtcgccttttttcatgacgtcacaataggaaaattcagatgaaaacaaaacatttagacgtcataatcaaatttcgactaatcatttgccgagaacagatttttcactatagatcaaataatttttttattgattactgGGTACTTTTTACATAAGAGAAATATTCAGCTACAATAATTATGGGATATGACTATAACAACTATAATATAGgtcacaatttatttaaaaaaaggagcGACAAACACCTCGTTATCATTTAATCagaccaaggaggttatatgtcTCATATAACCTCCTTAATCACTGAGACAAACAAACGAAACTGATAATTATAATCTAAGACTACTgtgattacaatatatatatataatatatattatgttgtgtttatttGTGGTCATTCAGGTCACAATTGTTTGTCGGTATTTAGCTAACAAGTGCTGCGCATGACTTTTAAATGGTTCTGGGGACGTATTCCGGTGCTGCATTCGAACGGTTCTGTGACCGTACCGGCTGCCGTATATTGATGAGTTGAGAACAATTATCCTCGGCACAACATGGCGTCATCCTCGAAACCTAAACGCAAACGCAAACGGCACAGCTCAAATTCAGAAGATGATCCACTGTGGACAAAAAGATCAGATGGCGATTATTATTCCGCATCAAGCGATAAGAAGAAGAAATTAACTGCACTGAGTAGTTACATTCCGCGTGAAACAAGTGATTGGACGATGAGCGAACTAGAAAATCTTCAGATTAATTGGAACTGGATCGACCCATCCACGAAGAGCATTGATGAATTTTTCGacatgttttcaaatataaatgcaGTTTTGCCACCCCTCGATGCAGATTTAATCAAGATGATGGATTATTTGAATGCTAACTTGACATTTGACACAAGTGTCAAAGAACTTGAACAGGAAAATCATTTTAAAGTTATAGAATATCTTGTTAAAAACTTTCTTCCCAAAGTTGATGCTGATTCAGATGAACACCATGATGATGAAGAGTTGATGAAAACTGTGGGTAGTAGTTCCAGGTAAAATTAAAATTACCATCTTTTCATTCACTACTGCAATGTCAGTCAGGTACTTCTCAAGTTCTTGTAGCTTCATGTCAATCGGGCCCTTAGTCGATCCGccccaatataaaaaaatatttatagggaATAAAAATGAAGATACGATGCAGTCTGGTAACTCCGCCCATCTAAGGCTTTGATCGTgtatatttcttctttattatataaaaattgcatCAAATTTGATTTGAATCTATTCACTGAAAACTCAATGTTACGTACATTTTTTACTATCTTATTTCCGCAATCATATATCTGAAAAGATTTGAAAATCAATCAGACAAATGGGTCACCTCTGTTTTCACAGAAGTGTTGTTGTCCGGTAAGTCCGTCCATGCGTAGTAAACATGTATGGATGACAggtttatcatcatgatcatatattAACGAACTAGAACATGTAGAACTTAAGGAAAtgatgttttatcatgtttataaatggaCCACTAAGAAAGGAACTTtagatgaacaaaataaaaaaattcaagccaatatgataaagaaattgttgaaatagaaaaata
This genomic window from Mytilus galloprovincialis chromosome 9, xbMytGall1.hap1.1, whole genome shotgun sequence contains:
- the LOC143044325 gene encoding uncharacterized protein LOC143044325 isoform X2, producing the protein MASSSKPKRKRKRHSSNSEDDPLWTKRSDGDYYSASSDKKKKLTALSSYIPRETSDWTMSELENLQINWNWIDPSTKSIDEFFDMFSNINAVLPPLDADLIKMMDYLNANLTFDTSVKELEQENHFKVIEYLVKNFLPKVDADSDEHHDDEELMKTVGSSSRVMIHHIEAGRHDFQNDLKEILRDLLLTSRTVEEMRFTTMLEKFCRMCNLKGRILKQIKRHLEEIKVFCLVKTNAQDMEHYPVYPQ